TTGAGAAAATAAAATCTTCTCATCTTTTTTGAGATATATATTCTCAGAACAGGAAGTAAAAAGAAACAGAAGAAAACAAACACAACCGTGAAAAAAAAATCTTTTATGATAAAAAATAAACATTTATAATATGATATCTAAGGTAAAAATAAAACACATTCAATCACTCCAAGAAAAAAAAAAACGATACTCTGAAAAACTTTTTGTGGTGGAAGGAAAAAAATCTTTATTAGAAATATGGAACTCATCCTTTCAAATAATGGAACTTTATGTGACCAAAGATTTTTTTTATGAAATAGAACATCTACAAACCAACAATATCAAAAATATTTTTATAATATCTCAAAACGAACTCAACTCCATTTCATTTTTAATGAAAAATAATACAGGTATTGCAATAGTAAAAATGCCTGAATCCCCATTTTCTTTGCCTCATGCTGATGAATGGACTATTTTTTTAGATTCTATAAGCGACCCAGGAAATATTGGAACTATTATTCGCATCGCAGATTGGTATAATATACAAAAAATATACGCATCTCCCGATACTACTGACATTTTTTCTCCAAAAGTAGTACAAGCATGTATGGGATCTATCACAAGAGTCCATTTTTTTTATACTCCATTAATACCCATATTAGGACAAAAACAATGCACTGTCTATGGAGCAACATTAGACGGCGAATCTTTACACAATACAGCATTTCAAAAAAAAGGAATACTCCTCGTTGGCAATGAATCCAAAGGCATCAGCCAAGAATGTATCTCTTTTATTGATAAAAAAATCACTATACCGAAGTTTGGAAATGCAGAATCTCTGAATGTAGCAGTTGCTACGGGAATTATTTGTGACGCTTTTATGAGATCATGAGTAAGATCTATTGTTTTTGAGAGCTTGCCCTTCTTGCCCTTTTATACCAAAGATACATAACTACCCCTATCAATATATAAGGAGTACTCAAAAGATATAAAATCCCCGCATTGAGATTCTCCCCTACCTCTACCGTATTATGCTCTGTGATGTGTGTTTCTATATTACTTCTACACATAGAGCATTGTGCATCCGTCTTTTTTACCAAAAAAAACACTAAAAAAATAAAAAGAAATATCTTTTTTTGAAGTGATAACATACTATTTACTATCGAGATAATGGTTATAATGGAATAGATAATATCTTGTTTAATATCATTAATAATAGAGTCACCAGAGCAGGTAACCCCTGCACAAAAAATATTTTTTTATTTACTGTGAAAGACCCGAAAATTCCGGCGATAGAAACACATACTAAAAAGAAGTACGCTACGTAACTTTTCCATTCCACATCTTGAATGCATAAACTCCACACTAAACCTGCTACCAAAAAACCATTATAAAGCCCTTGATTAGCTGCAAAAGCCTTTGTTTTTGAAAATAATTCCTTAGAAAAATGAGTGAATATCTTTGGACCTCTTGTTGTCCATGCGAACATTTCAAACCAAAAAATATAAGTATGAAACAAAGCTATTATGCAAATGAAAAAATGAATGATGAACCACATAGTTTATGAGTCTTTATGCTCTTAATAATATAGAGAATGGTAAAAAAAATAAAATAATAATGAGTATACTCCAAAAAATCACCTTTACAGAAATCAGAAATATTGAGTTTTAAAATTATTGACAATCAAACATTTACAAAACTATAAGTGCATCAAAAAAGAATTTTTGTAGAGGACTCAATAACATAGTATTTATTTCGGTTACTCTTGATATATGTTCAAAATTTTTGTTAATTTAAACTTGTAAAAATCATACAAGTACATAAAATAATAAATACTTCCTAATATATTATGTACTTAATTGGGAAAAAGATAAAGGTGGGTTCTAAAAATTGATTTCTTCAAAAAAAGTGTTGGTAACTATTGGTTTTTAAGGGATACAGTTTTTAGGATTTGAATTTTTAGAACGCCCCAACACATTTTTTTATAAATTTATCTCTATTTAACGCTCTCAAAATTATTACTATGGGAACAAAAAACAACATACGATAAAAAATTAAGTACTTGTACATATATTAACTAAGGAAATTATTTTGGTGCTTCAAAGCAATGAAAAAACATGATTAAAGAATATAAAAAAGAAAATAGGGAGATATATTCCAATAAAGTTTTAGTAGACGATGTGATACGAGGTATAAAAGTATTCAGAATATTATCTGAGAAATATAGAAATAGAAGAAACGATACGGATTGAGATTACATCTTATATAAAAGAGGTTTATTTATTTTTAAGAAAACAAGAGATGGTGCTTACTATATTGAAAAAGATACCTCAACCGCTTCGGTTACGTATAGCTGTGGGTTCTTTTTTTTTCTTTTTTGGAATGACTTTTGCAAGCTGGGCTTCTCGTATTCCTGATATTCAAACGTACTTTCTGTTGTCAGATGCAACATTAGGGAATATGCTGTTGATAATTCCTATAGGGAGTTTGCTTGCGTTGTTATCAACGGGTTATCTCATTCAGAGGTTTGGCAGTAAGCGAGTTCTTGTGTCTGCGATGGTTTGTTATATGTGTTTATTGCTCTGTATTGGGGTTGTAAAAAGTATATATATACTCTGTGGAGTGCTTTTGATATTTGGTTTTTGTGGTAATGTGTTAAATATTTCTATGAATACTCAGGCGTTGTTGGTTCAGAAAATATATGGTAAGATTATCATAGCCAGTTTTCATGGATTATGGAGTTTATCGGGTTTTGTAGGTGCTTTTATAGGGTTATTTATGACCTCATATAGTATAGTTCCTGCGTATCATTTTTTTTTGATGTTATGCTTTGTGTTATCGGGAGTACTCTTAGTGCATTCGTTTCTTTCTTCGGATAAGCCTGCCAATAGTATTGAAAAAAAGAAGATAGTATTTTATAAGCCCGATTCTGCATTGGTAAAAATAGGAGTGATAGCATTTTGTGGTTTAGTGTGTGAGGGCTGTATGTTTGATTGGAGTGGAGTGTATTTTAGAGATGTAGTAAAAGTAGATAAAGAGTTGATATTAGTGGGGTACTCTGCGTTTTTATTTACGATGGCTATGGGGAGATTTATAAGTGATACCATTACAAATATGATGGGGACAAGGCGTATGCTTATTATAAGCGGAATACTTATGTGTAGTGGTCTTCTTCTTGCAGTTCTGTTTCCGTCTTTGGTATTTGCCACTTTGGGGTTTACTTTGGTGGGTTTGGGGAGCTCTTCTGTTGTTCCTGTTGCGTATACTATTGCAGGTAATTCTCAAAAGATACCACCAAGTTTTGCTCTTTCTCTGGTTTCTTCTATTGGTTTTTCAGGTTTTTTATTTGGACCGCCCCTTATAGGCTACATTTCTCATTATAGTAATCTTCGATATTCTTTTGCTGTAGTAGCAATGATAGGAGGTTTTATAGTACTTCTTACTTTTTTCATGAAAGAGAAAAAATAAGTTTGTGTATATAGGTGCAATTTTTTTTAATTTTTAGAGAAAATATAATACATGAATGATTTACAATGTTAAAAGTATGAAATTTTATTATATTTTTTGTGTAAGGTAAGTATATTATTTTCAAATGTATATATTGACGTTGTCCATTGTATATAAAACTTGAAAGTTAACAAATTATTGAGTTTCTCATTTTTTATGGTTCATATTATAGTAACAAATTAAAAATAAAATGCAAGATAGCACATTAAAAAAGATGCTTTTTTATTGTTTTTTCAAAGTAAAAAAACAAGGAGTATGTGTATTAATAAGTGGGGTTCTCTTAGTAAGCTGCGAGAAAAAGATCGAAGTCCCAATTTATAATGCAGGAGATTTAGTAAGTTTTTCTCTTGTAGGCGATACTCGTACTATTGCAGATTTAACATCGGTAGCAAATTTAGTAAAGAGTGTTGGACTCACCTTTGACGCAACAGAGATAAAATATGATGTAGATCTCTATACCATAGTTTATAAAACGACTTACAAAGGAGAACTCGTAGATGCTTCGGGGTTAGTGGCATTACCTAAAAATACAACTAAAGCATTTGGAATGTTTAGTTATCAGCATGGGACTATAGTTGCCCATTCTGAAGCTCCAACCCAAAATGCAGGGAATCTTACTTCTGAGGTATCTTTAGTAAATGTTCTTTCGGGAACGGGATTTATTGGAGTAATACCTGATTATATAGGATTTGGTGCATCGAAACAAATTTTACATCCATACTATGTGGCTGATGTAATGGCAGGTAGTGTGGTAGATATGCTGAAAGCAGCTAAAAAACTATCCACAGATAAAAACGTGATATTTAATAATAAACTATTTTTAGTTGGTTATTCCGAAGGAGGATACGTGACAATGGCTACACATAAATATATTGAAAAAAATGGATTAGATGGTTTTCAATTAACAGCATCTTTTCCAGCTTCGGGAGGGTATTATGTAAAAAAAATGCAGGAGAAATTTTTTACTCTTACCCAGTATGATAATCCATTCTATATAGCGTTTGTTGCACTTTCCTATAAAAACACGTATAGTTGGACAAATCCATTATCTGACATGTTTCAAGAACCATACACATCGAAACTCGTCTCCCTTTTTGATGGAACAAAAAAAAGTAGTGATATTAACAAGGAACTTACCACTAGTATTCCCAATCTTATTAATGCCGATGCCATTAAAAATTTTGATACCGATGCTAAATATAAAAACATGAGAGATGCTCTTGTTTCTAATAGTTTGATAGATTGGACACCGAACATTCCTATGTATATGTATCATGGGGATGCAGATGTAACTGTTTTTTATGAAAACTCTGTAGATACTTATAATCTTTTTTTAAGCAAAGGAGCAAAAAATGTCACTCTCACAACAATACCAAACGGAAATCATCTGACTTCGGTTTATCCATATATAAATGATGTAGCTGCTAAGCTATTGATGTTACGATAATTAATGAATACTACTTTTCGTGATGTG
This DNA window, taken from Chitinophagaceae bacterium, encodes the following:
- a CDS encoding RNA methyltransferase translates to MISKVKIKHIQSLQEKKKRYSEKLFVVEGKKSLLEIWNSSFQIMELYVTKDFFYEIEHLQTNNIKNIFIISQNELNSISFLMKNNTGIAIVKMPESPFSLPHADEWTIFLDSISDPGNIGTIIRIADWYNIQKIYASPDTTDIFSPKVVQACMGSITRVHFFYTPLIPILGQKQCTVYGATLDGESLHNTAFQKKGILLVGNESKGISQECISFIDKKITIPKFGNAESLNVAVATGIICDAFMRS
- a CDS encoding MFS transporter, with amino-acid sequence MVLTILKKIPQPLRLRIAVGSFFFFFGMTFASWASRIPDIQTYFLLSDATLGNMLLIIPIGSLLALLSTGYLIQRFGSKRVLVSAMVCYMCLLLCIGVVKSIYILCGVLLIFGFCGNVLNISMNTQALLVQKIYGKIIIASFHGLWSLSGFVGAFIGLFMTSYSIVPAYHFFLMLCFVLSGVLLVHSFLSSDKPANSIEKKKIVFYKPDSALVKIGVIAFCGLVCEGCMFDWSGVYFRDVVKVDKELILVGYSAFLFTMAMGRFISDTITNMMGTRRMLIISGILMCSGLLLAVLFPSLVFATLGFTLVGLGSSSVVPVAYTIAGNSQKIPPSFALSLVSSIGFSGFLFGPPLIGYISHYSNLRYSFAVVAMIGGFIVLLTFFMKEKK
- a CDS encoding lipase family protein, producing MQDSTLKKMLFYCFFKVKKQGVCVLISGVLLVSCEKKIEVPIYNAGDLVSFSLVGDTRTIADLTSVANLVKSVGLTFDATEIKYDVDLYTIVYKTTYKGELVDASGLVALPKNTTKAFGMFSYQHGTIVAHSEAPTQNAGNLTSEVSLVNVLSGTGFIGVIPDYIGFGASKQILHPYYVADVMAGSVVDMLKAAKKLSTDKNVIFNNKLFLVGYSEGGYVTMATHKYIEKNGLDGFQLTASFPASGGYYVKKMQEKFFTLTQYDNPFYIAFVALSYKNTYSWTNPLSDMFQEPYTSKLVSLFDGTKKSSDINKELTTSIPNLINADAIKNFDTDAKYKNMRDALVSNSLIDWTPNIPMYMYHGDADVTVFYENSVDTYNLFLSKGAKNVTLTTIPNGNHLTSVYPYINDVAAKLLMLR
- a CDS encoding DUF1304 domain-containing protein, translating into MWFIIHFFICIIALFHTYIFWFEMFAWTTRGPKIFTHFSKELFSKTKAFAANQGLYNGFLVAGLVWSLCIQDVEWKSYVAYFFLVCVSIAGIFGSFTVNKKIFFVQGLPALVTLLLMILNKILSIPL